One stretch of Prionailurus viverrinus isolate Anna chromosome C1, UM_Priviv_1.0, whole genome shotgun sequence DNA includes these proteins:
- the BEST4 gene encoding bestrophin-4, translated as MTVSYTLKVAEARFGGFSGLLLRWRGSIYKLLYKEFLLFIALYALLSITYRLLLTQEQRHVYAQVARYCNRSADLIPLSFVLGFYVTLVVNRWWAQYTSIPLPDQLMCVISASVHGVDQHGRLLRRTLIRYANLASVLVLRSVSTRVLKRFPTMEHVVDAGFMSQEERKKFESLKSDFNKYWIPCVWFTNLAAQARRDGRIRDDIALCLLLEELNKYRAKCSMLFHYDWISIPLVYTQVVTIAVYSYFALSLVGRQFVEPEAGPAKPREPLEPGQEPASTLGDLDMYVPLTTLLQFFFYAGWLKVAEQIINPFGEDDDDFETNQLIDRNLQVSLLSVDDMYQNLPPAEKDLYWDEDSAQPPYTVATAAEALRPSFLGSTFNLRVSDDPEQNVQVDTSPGSARPLPAAQTPLLGHLFAAGAPSPAISLRTFGRVRGAPRTPHVLRLRAEEGGDPEAADRIEEASVGSGDEAGEP; from the exons ATGACGGTTTCATACACCCTCAAAGTGGCGGAGGCTCGCTTCGGAGGCTTCTCTGGCTTGCTTCTCCGTTGGAGGGGAAGCATCTACAAGCTCCTCTACAAAGAGTTCCTCCTCTTCATCGCCCTGTATGCTCTGCTCAGCATCACTTACCG GTTGCTGCTGACCCAGGAGCAGAGGCATGTATATGCTCAGGTGGCCCGATACTGTAATCGTTCGGCAGATCTCATCCCCTTATCCTTTGTACTGG GTTTCTACGTGACCCTGGTGGTGAACCGCTGGTGGGCCCAGTATACAAGCATCCCGCTGCCAGACCAGCTGATGTGCGTCATCTCGGCCAGCGTGCACGGCGTAGACCAGCATGGCCGCCTGCTGCGCCGTACCCTCATCCGCTATGCCAACCTGGCGTCTGTGCTGGTGCTGCGCTCAGTCAGCACCCGCGTGCTCAAGCGTTTCCCCACTATGGAGCACGTGGTGGATGCAG GTTTCATGtcccaggaagagaggaaaaagtttGAGAGCCTGAAATCCGACTTCAACAAGTACTGGATCCCATGTGTCTGGTTTACTAACCTGGCGGCCCAGGCCCGGAGGGATGGGAGAATCCGTGATGACATTGCTCTCTGCCTGCTCCTCGAA GAGCTGAACAAGTACCGGGCCAAGTGCAGCATGCTATTCCACTATGACTGGATCAGCATACCTCTCGTCTACACCCAA GTGGTGACCATAGCCGTATACTCCTACTTTGCCCTCTCCCTGGTCGGCCGCCAGTTTgtggagccagaggcagggcctgCCAAACCTCGGGAGCCATTAGAGCCAGGCCAGGAGCCAGCGTCTACTCTGGGGGACCTGGACATGTATGTGCCTCTCACCACTCTGCTGCAGTTCTTCTTCTATGCTGGCTGGCTCAAG GTGGCCGAACAGATTATCAACCCCTTTGGGGAGGATGATGATGACTTTGAGACTAACCAGCTCATAGACCGCAACTTACAG GTGTCCCTGCTCTCCGTAGACGACATGTACCAGAACCTGCCTCCCGCCGAGAAGGACCTGTACTGGGACGAAGACTCAGCGCAGCCGCCTTACACGGTGGCCACGGCAGCAGAGGCTCTGCGGCCTTCCTTCCTGGGCTCCACCTTCAACCTTCG CGTGAGCGACGACCCCGAGCAGAACGTGCAGGTGGACACGTCCCCAGGGTCCGCTAGGCCGCTCCCGGCCGCGCAGACCCCGTTGCTCGGCCACTTGTTTGCCGCAGGAGCACCCTCGCCCGCGATCAGCCTCCGGACCTTTGGCCGCGTACGCGGAGCTCCCCGGACCCCTCATGTACTGCGCTTGCGAGCGGAGGAGGGCGGCGACCCCGAGGCCGCGGACCGCATTGAGGAGGCGTCGGTGGGGTCAGGGGACGAGGCCGGGGAGCCCTGA
- the RPS8 gene encoding 40S ribosomal protein S8, with the protein MGISRDNWHKRRKTGGKRKPYHKKRKYELGRPAANTKIGPRRIHTVRVRGGNKKYRALRLDVGNFSWGSECCTRKTRIIDVVYNASNNELVRTKTLVKNCIVLIDSTPYRQWYESHYALPLGRKKGAKLTPEEEEILNKKRSKKIQKKYDERKKNAKISSLLEEQFQQGKLLACIASRPGQCGRADGYVLEGKELEFYLRKIKARKGK; encoded by the exons ATGG GCATCTCTCGGGACAACTGGCACAAGCGCCGCAAGACCGGGGGCAAGAGAAAGCCCTACCACAAGAAGCGGAAGTATGAGCTGGGACGCCCCGCTGCCAACACTAAG ATTGGCCCCCGCCGTATACACACAGTCCGGGTTCGGGGAGGCAATAAGAAGTACCGTGCCTTGAGGCTGGACGTGGGGAACTTCTCCTGGGGCTCTGAGT GTTGTACGCGCAAAACAAGGATTATTGATGTTGTCTACAATGCATCCAACAACGAACTGGTCCGCACCAAGACCTTGGTGAAGAACTGTATCGTGCTCATTGACAGCACACCGTACCGGCAGTGGTACGAGTCCCACTATGCACTGCCCCTGGGCCGCAAGAAGGGGGCCAAGCTG ACTCCCGAGGAGGAagagattttaaacaaaaaacgatcaaagaaaattcagaagaaatatgatgagaggaaaaagaatgcCAAAATAAGCAGTCTTCTGGAGGAGCAGTTCCAGCAGGGCAAACTTCTTG CATGCATCGCTTCAAGACCAGGCCAGTGTGGCCGAGCAGATGGCTATGTACTGGAGGGCAAGGAGCTAGAGTTCTATCTGAGGAAAATCAAAGCCCGGAAAGGCAAATAA
- the KIF2C gene encoding kinesin-like protein KIF2C isoform X2 — MDSSLQARLFPGLTIKIQRSNGIIHSANVRTVNLEKSCVSVEWTEGGATKGKEIDFDDVAAINPELLQLLPLHPKDNLPLQENVTVQKQKRRSVNSKIPAPKEGLRGRSTRMSTVSEVRITTQENDMEVELPASTNSRKQFSVPIRRKSCIVKEMEKMKNKREEKRAQNSETRIKRAQEYDSSFPNWEFARMIKEFRATLECHPLTMTDPIEEHRICVCVRKRPLNKQELAKKEVDVISVPSKGLLLVHEPKLKVDLTKYLENQAFCFDFAFDETASNEVVYRFTARPLVQTIFEGGKATCFAYGQTGSGKTHTMGGDLSGKAQNASKGIYAMASRDVFLLKNQPRFRNLGLEVYVTFFEIYNGKLFDLLNKKAKLRVLEDGKQQVQVVGLQEHLVSCADDVIKMIDIGSACRTSGQTFANSNSSRSHACFQILLRAKGRVHGKFSLVDLAGNERGADTSSADRQTRMEGAEINKSLLALKECIRALGQNKAHTPFRESKLTQVLRDSFIGENSRTCMIAMISPGISSCEYTLNTLRYADRVKELSPHSGSSGEQPTQMETEEMEASSHGSLITSNFSKEEEELSSQMSSFNEAMSQIRELEERAMEELKEIIQQGPGWLELSEMTEQPDYDLETFVNKTESALVQQAKHFSALRDVIKALRLAMQLEEQASKQISNKKRPH, encoded by the exons ATGGACTCGTCGCTTCAGGCTCGCCTGTTTCCCGGTCTCACCATCAAGATCCAACGCAGTAATG GCATAATTCACAGTGCTAATGTAAGGACTGTGAACTTGGAGAAATCCTGTGTTTCAGTGGAATGGACAGAAGGAGGTGCCACAAAGGGCAAAGAG ATTGATTTTGATGATGTGGCCGCAATAAACCCAGAGCTTTTACAACTTCTTCCCTTACACCCAAAAGACAATCTGCCCCTGCAGGAAAATGTAACAGTCCAG aaacaaaaacgCAGATCAGTCAACTCCAAAATTCCTGCTCCTAAGGAAG GTCTCCGAGGCCGCTCCACCCGAATGTCCACTGTCTCGGAGGTTCGAATTACCACTCAGGAGAATGATATGGAGGTGGAGCTACCAGCGTCTACAAATTCCCGCAAGCAGTTTTCAGTTCCCA TTCGGAGGAAATCATGTATtgtgaaggaaatggaaaaaatgaagaacaagCGAGAAGAGAAGAGGGCCCAGAACTCTGAAACAAGAATAAAGCGAGCCCAG GAGTATGACAGCAGCTTTCCAAACTGGGAATTTGCCCGGATGATTAAAGAATTTCGGGCTACTTTGGAATGTCATCCACTTACTATGACAGATCCT ATCGAAGAGCACAGGATATGTGTCTGTGTGAGGAAACGCCCGCTAAATAAACAAG AATTGGCCAAGAAAGAAGTTGATGTGATTTCTGTTCCCAGCAAAGGCCTCCTCTTGGTCCATGAGCCCAAGTTAAAAGTGGACTTAACAAAGTATCTGGAGAACCAAGCCTTCTGCTTTGACTTTGCATTTGATGAAACAGCTTCAAATGAAGTTGTCTACAG GTTCACAGCAAGGCCACTGGTCCAGACAATCTTTGAAGGGGGAAAGGCAACCTGTTTTGCATATGGCCAGACAGGAAGTGGCAAGACACAT ACTATGGGCGGAGACCTCTCTGGGAAAGCCCAGAATGCATCCAAAGGGATCTATGCCATGGCCT CCCGAGATGTCTTCCTCCTGAAGAATCAGCCTCGCTTCCGGAACCTGGGCCTGGAAGTCTATGTGACCTTCTTTGAGATCTATAATGGGAAG CTGTTTGATCTGCTCAACAAGAAAGCTAAGCTGCGCGTGCTGGAGGACGGCAAGCAGCAGGTGCAGGTGGTGGGGCTACAGGAGCATCTGGTTAGCTGTGCTGACGATGTCATCAAGATGATCGACATAGGCAGTGCCTGCAG GACTTCTGGGCAGACATTTGCCAACTCCAACTCTTCCCGCTCCCATGCCTGCTTCCAGATTCTTCTTCGGGCCAAAGGGAGAGTGCATGGCAAGTTCTCTTTGGTGGATCTGGCAGGGAATGAGAGAGGTGCGGACACTTCCAGTGCTGACCGGCAGACTCGCATGGAGGGTGCAGAAATCAACAAGAGTCTCCTGGCTCTGAAG GAGTGCATCAGGGCCCTGGGACAGAACAAGGCTCACACCCCATTTCGAGAGAGCAAGCTGACACAGGTGCTGAGGGACTCCTTTATCGGGGAGAACTCAAGGACCTGCATG ATTGCCATGATCTCACCAGGCATAAGCTCCTGCGAATATACTTTAAACACACTGAGATATGCAGACAG GGTCAAGGAGCTGAGCCCCCACAGTGGATCCAGTGGTGAGCAACCAACTcaaatggaaacagaagagaTGGAAGCCAGCTCCCATGGGTCCCTGATCACAAGCAAT ttctccaaagaagaggaGGAACTGTCTTCGCAGATGTCCAGCTTTAATGAAGCCATGTCTCAGATCAGGGAGTTGGAGGAGAGGGCCATGGAAGAGCTCAAGGAGATAATACAG CAAGGGCCAGGCTGGCTTGAGCTCTCCGAGATGACTGAGCAGCCAGACTATGACCTGGAGACCTTTGTGAACAAGACAGAGTCTGCCCTGGTCCAGCAAGCCAAGCACTTCTCAGCCCTGCGAG ATGTCATCAAGGCCTTGCGCCTGGCCATGCAGCTGGAAGAGCAGGCCAGCAAACAAATAAGCAACAAGAAACGGCCCCACTGA
- the KIF2C gene encoding kinesin-like protein KIF2C isoform X1, whose product MDSSLQARLFPGLTIKIQRSNGIIHSANVRTVNLEKSCVSVEWTEGGATKGKEIDFDDVAAINPELLQLLPLHPKDNLPLQENVTVQKQKRRSVNSKIPAPKEGLRGRSTRMSTVSEVRITTQENDMEVELPASTNSRKQFSVPTGPPRPSCPAVAEIPLTMVSEEAEEQVHSIRGSSSANPVNSVRRKSCIVKEMEKMKNKREEKRAQNSETRIKRAQEYDSSFPNWEFARMIKEFRATLECHPLTMTDPIEEHRICVCVRKRPLNKQELAKKEVDVISVPSKGLLLVHEPKLKVDLTKYLENQAFCFDFAFDETASNEVVYRFTARPLVQTIFEGGKATCFAYGQTGSGKTHTMGGDLSGKAQNASKGIYAMASRDVFLLKNQPRFRNLGLEVYVTFFEIYNGKLFDLLNKKAKLRVLEDGKQQVQVVGLQEHLVSCADDVIKMIDIGSACRTSGQTFANSNSSRSHACFQILLRAKGRVHGKFSLVDLAGNERGADTSSADRQTRMEGAEINKSLLALKECIRALGQNKAHTPFRESKLTQVLRDSFIGENSRTCMIAMISPGISSCEYTLNTLRYADRVKELSPHSGSSGEQPTQMETEEMEASSHGSLITSNFSKEEEELSSQMSSFNEAMSQIRELEERAMEELKEIIQQGPGWLELSEMTEQPDYDLETFVNKTESALVQQAKHFSALRDVIKALRLAMQLEEQASKQISNKKRPH is encoded by the exons ATGGACTCGTCGCTTCAGGCTCGCCTGTTTCCCGGTCTCACCATCAAGATCCAACGCAGTAATG GCATAATTCACAGTGCTAATGTAAGGACTGTGAACTTGGAGAAATCCTGTGTTTCAGTGGAATGGACAGAAGGAGGTGCCACAAAGGGCAAAGAG ATTGATTTTGATGATGTGGCCGCAATAAACCCAGAGCTTTTACAACTTCTTCCCTTACACCCAAAAGACAATCTGCCCCTGCAGGAAAATGTAACAGTCCAG aaacaaaaacgCAGATCAGTCAACTCCAAAATTCCTGCTCCTAAGGAAG GTCTCCGAGGCCGCTCCACCCGAATGTCCACTGTCTCGGAGGTTCGAATTACCACTCAGGAGAATGATATGGAGGTGGAGCTACCAGCGTCTACAAATTCCCGCAAGCAGTTTTCAGTTCCCA CTGGACCCCCTAGGCCCTCCTGCCCTGCAGTGGCTGAAATACCATTGACGATGGTCAGTGAGGAGGCAGAAGAGCAAGTCCATTCCATCCGAGGCAGCTCTTCTGCAAACCCTGTGAACTCAG TTCGGAGGAAATCATGTATtgtgaaggaaatggaaaaaatgaagaacaagCGAGAAGAGAAGAGGGCCCAGAACTCTGAAACAAGAATAAAGCGAGCCCAG GAGTATGACAGCAGCTTTCCAAACTGGGAATTTGCCCGGATGATTAAAGAATTTCGGGCTACTTTGGAATGTCATCCACTTACTATGACAGATCCT ATCGAAGAGCACAGGATATGTGTCTGTGTGAGGAAACGCCCGCTAAATAAACAAG AATTGGCCAAGAAAGAAGTTGATGTGATTTCTGTTCCCAGCAAAGGCCTCCTCTTGGTCCATGAGCCCAAGTTAAAAGTGGACTTAACAAAGTATCTGGAGAACCAAGCCTTCTGCTTTGACTTTGCATTTGATGAAACAGCTTCAAATGAAGTTGTCTACAG GTTCACAGCAAGGCCACTGGTCCAGACAATCTTTGAAGGGGGAAAGGCAACCTGTTTTGCATATGGCCAGACAGGAAGTGGCAAGACACAT ACTATGGGCGGAGACCTCTCTGGGAAAGCCCAGAATGCATCCAAAGGGATCTATGCCATGGCCT CCCGAGATGTCTTCCTCCTGAAGAATCAGCCTCGCTTCCGGAACCTGGGCCTGGAAGTCTATGTGACCTTCTTTGAGATCTATAATGGGAAG CTGTTTGATCTGCTCAACAAGAAAGCTAAGCTGCGCGTGCTGGAGGACGGCAAGCAGCAGGTGCAGGTGGTGGGGCTACAGGAGCATCTGGTTAGCTGTGCTGACGATGTCATCAAGATGATCGACATAGGCAGTGCCTGCAG GACTTCTGGGCAGACATTTGCCAACTCCAACTCTTCCCGCTCCCATGCCTGCTTCCAGATTCTTCTTCGGGCCAAAGGGAGAGTGCATGGCAAGTTCTCTTTGGTGGATCTGGCAGGGAATGAGAGAGGTGCGGACACTTCCAGTGCTGACCGGCAGACTCGCATGGAGGGTGCAGAAATCAACAAGAGTCTCCTGGCTCTGAAG GAGTGCATCAGGGCCCTGGGACAGAACAAGGCTCACACCCCATTTCGAGAGAGCAAGCTGACACAGGTGCTGAGGGACTCCTTTATCGGGGAGAACTCAAGGACCTGCATG ATTGCCATGATCTCACCAGGCATAAGCTCCTGCGAATATACTTTAAACACACTGAGATATGCAGACAG GGTCAAGGAGCTGAGCCCCCACAGTGGATCCAGTGGTGAGCAACCAACTcaaatggaaacagaagagaTGGAAGCCAGCTCCCATGGGTCCCTGATCACAAGCAAT ttctccaaagaagaggaGGAACTGTCTTCGCAGATGTCCAGCTTTAATGAAGCCATGTCTCAGATCAGGGAGTTGGAGGAGAGGGCCATGGAAGAGCTCAAGGAGATAATACAG CAAGGGCCAGGCTGGCTTGAGCTCTCCGAGATGACTGAGCAGCCAGACTATGACCTGGAGACCTTTGTGAACAAGACAGAGTCTGCCCTGGTCCAGCAAGCCAAGCACTTCTCAGCCCTGCGAG ATGTCATCAAGGCCTTGCGCCTGGCCATGCAGCTGGAAGAGCAGGCCAGCAAACAAATAAGCAACAAGAAACGGCCCCACTGA
- the KIF2C gene encoding kinesin-like protein KIF2C isoform X4 — translation MIDFDDVAAINPELLQLLPLHPKDNLPLQENVTVQKQKRRSVNSKIPAPKEGLRGRSTRMSTVSEVRITTQENDMEVELPASTNSRKQFSVPTGPPRPSCPAVAEIPLTMVSEEAEEQVHSIRGSSSANPVNSVRRKSCIVKEMEKMKNKREEKRAQNSETRIKRAQEYDSSFPNWEFARMIKEFRATLECHPLTMTDPIEEHRICVCVRKRPLNKQELAKKEVDVISVPSKGLLLVHEPKLKVDLTKYLENQAFCFDFAFDETASNEVVYRFTARPLVQTIFEGGKATCFAYGQTGSGKTHTMGGDLSGKAQNASKGIYAMASRDVFLLKNQPRFRNLGLEVYVTFFEIYNGKLFDLLNKKAKLRVLEDGKQQVQVVGLQEHLVSCADDVIKMIDIGSACRTSGQTFANSNSSRSHACFQILLRAKGRVHGKFSLVDLAGNERGADTSSADRQTRMEGAEINKSLLALKECIRALGQNKAHTPFRESKLTQVLRDSFIGENSRTCMIAMISPGISSCEYTLNTLRYADRVKELSPHSGSSGEQPTQMETEEMEASSHGSLITSNFSKEEEELSSQMSSFNEAMSQIRELEERAMEELKEIIQQGPGWLELSEMTEQPDYDLETFVNKTESALVQQAKHFSALRDVIKALRLAMQLEEQASKQISNKKRPH, via the exons ATG ATTGATTTTGATGATGTGGCCGCAATAAACCCAGAGCTTTTACAACTTCTTCCCTTACACCCAAAAGACAATCTGCCCCTGCAGGAAAATGTAACAGTCCAG aaacaaaaacgCAGATCAGTCAACTCCAAAATTCCTGCTCCTAAGGAAG GTCTCCGAGGCCGCTCCACCCGAATGTCCACTGTCTCGGAGGTTCGAATTACCACTCAGGAGAATGATATGGAGGTGGAGCTACCAGCGTCTACAAATTCCCGCAAGCAGTTTTCAGTTCCCA CTGGACCCCCTAGGCCCTCCTGCCCTGCAGTGGCTGAAATACCATTGACGATGGTCAGTGAGGAGGCAGAAGAGCAAGTCCATTCCATCCGAGGCAGCTCTTCTGCAAACCCTGTGAACTCAG TTCGGAGGAAATCATGTATtgtgaaggaaatggaaaaaatgaagaacaagCGAGAAGAGAAGAGGGCCCAGAACTCTGAAACAAGAATAAAGCGAGCCCAG GAGTATGACAGCAGCTTTCCAAACTGGGAATTTGCCCGGATGATTAAAGAATTTCGGGCTACTTTGGAATGTCATCCACTTACTATGACAGATCCT ATCGAAGAGCACAGGATATGTGTCTGTGTGAGGAAACGCCCGCTAAATAAACAAG AATTGGCCAAGAAAGAAGTTGATGTGATTTCTGTTCCCAGCAAAGGCCTCCTCTTGGTCCATGAGCCCAAGTTAAAAGTGGACTTAACAAAGTATCTGGAGAACCAAGCCTTCTGCTTTGACTTTGCATTTGATGAAACAGCTTCAAATGAAGTTGTCTACAG GTTCACAGCAAGGCCACTGGTCCAGACAATCTTTGAAGGGGGAAAGGCAACCTGTTTTGCATATGGCCAGACAGGAAGTGGCAAGACACAT ACTATGGGCGGAGACCTCTCTGGGAAAGCCCAGAATGCATCCAAAGGGATCTATGCCATGGCCT CCCGAGATGTCTTCCTCCTGAAGAATCAGCCTCGCTTCCGGAACCTGGGCCTGGAAGTCTATGTGACCTTCTTTGAGATCTATAATGGGAAG CTGTTTGATCTGCTCAACAAGAAAGCTAAGCTGCGCGTGCTGGAGGACGGCAAGCAGCAGGTGCAGGTGGTGGGGCTACAGGAGCATCTGGTTAGCTGTGCTGACGATGTCATCAAGATGATCGACATAGGCAGTGCCTGCAG GACTTCTGGGCAGACATTTGCCAACTCCAACTCTTCCCGCTCCCATGCCTGCTTCCAGATTCTTCTTCGGGCCAAAGGGAGAGTGCATGGCAAGTTCTCTTTGGTGGATCTGGCAGGGAATGAGAGAGGTGCGGACACTTCCAGTGCTGACCGGCAGACTCGCATGGAGGGTGCAGAAATCAACAAGAGTCTCCTGGCTCTGAAG GAGTGCATCAGGGCCCTGGGACAGAACAAGGCTCACACCCCATTTCGAGAGAGCAAGCTGACACAGGTGCTGAGGGACTCCTTTATCGGGGAGAACTCAAGGACCTGCATG ATTGCCATGATCTCACCAGGCATAAGCTCCTGCGAATATACTTTAAACACACTGAGATATGCAGACAG GGTCAAGGAGCTGAGCCCCCACAGTGGATCCAGTGGTGAGCAACCAACTcaaatggaaacagaagagaTGGAAGCCAGCTCCCATGGGTCCCTGATCACAAGCAAT ttctccaaagaagaggaGGAACTGTCTTCGCAGATGTCCAGCTTTAATGAAGCCATGTCTCAGATCAGGGAGTTGGAGGAGAGGGCCATGGAAGAGCTCAAGGAGATAATACAG CAAGGGCCAGGCTGGCTTGAGCTCTCCGAGATGACTGAGCAGCCAGACTATGACCTGGAGACCTTTGTGAACAAGACAGAGTCTGCCCTGGTCCAGCAAGCCAAGCACTTCTCAGCCCTGCGAG ATGTCATCAAGGCCTTGCGCCTGGCCATGCAGCTGGAAGAGCAGGCCAGCAAACAAATAAGCAACAAGAAACGGCCCCACTGA